TTTAAACGGCTGGCCCAACGTTCGGGTAAATAGTGCCAGATGGCTTTTTTGAGCTGTACTGACCAACGCGCGTCAGGTTTGCATAAGTCGTGGCAGCGTGCTTCAAGTGAACAGCATAATGAGCAAATCGTACCATTATAGGCTGGACAGCCCGCCATATCAGCAAGTTCATAGTCCCGTTCACATACCACGCAGTTAGCAACCGAAGTCGCCTGAATTTTTTCAGGCTGGCGTGCAATGTAATATTTGCCTTTGGTTAAGTAAGCAATAACAGGAACACATAACACCGCACTCCCCAAAGCAATAAAACTCGCCAAGCCTTTTGCCATCAGTCCGAAAAAGCCCAAATAACTCAGCATTGATAACACTGAAGCGATGAGTAAGGCACCCACGCCTACGGGATTAATGTCATATAAATAAGCACGGCGAAATTCAATTCCCTTTGGGCTTAAACCTAAAGGTTTACAGATAATTAAATCGGCAACCACGGCACCGATCCATGCCAAAGCAATATTGCTATATAGCCCCAAAATACGTTCAACCGCGTGGCTAATGCCCATTTCCATCAAAACAATGGCAATAAACACGTTAAAAAGAAGCCAGACAATTCGCCCCGGATGGCTATGCGTCAGACGAGCAAAAAAGTTTGACCATGCCAATGAGCCAGCGTAGGCATTGGTCATATTAATTTTAATTTGCGCCAAGCAAACCAGTGCTAATGTGAGAATTAAAGCAAGCTGAGTATTTGGAATAAATTGTTGATAGGCAACCCAATACAAATAAGTCGGATTGTCTAGTTCAGAGACAGGAATAAACAGCTGAAAAGCCAACACCATCAGCAGCATGCCCATCAAAACTTTTAGAAATCCGAAAATAATCCAAGATGGGCCACCTAAAAAAACGGCAAAACGCCATGCAGTTCTGTTCTTTTCTTTTTGCGGTAAAAAACGTAAATAGTCGGCCTGCTCACCAATTTGGATCACAAATGAAAAAATAAGAGTGCACGCCGCACCAAAGTAATACAGATTGAAATCGGTTGAGTTTGAAACCGCCCCAACAAAATGCAAACTACTGCTTAAAATTTGCGGCTGTTTCCAAAGTACAAAAAACCACGGTAATAACAGCAATAATAGCCAGATTGGTTGTGTGATCGCCTGAACCTTATTAATAAAACCAATACCTTTGACCACTAAAGGTAAAATGACTAAGGCAGAAATTAAGTACCCGATAACTTGCGGAATACCTAAAGCAAGCTCAAGTGCCATCGCCATAATTGCGGCTTCAAACGCAAGCAAAATAAAGGTAAAGCTGGCATAAATTAGAGATGTAATGGTCGAGCCAATGTAGCCAAAACCTGCACCACGAGTAAGCAGATCAACATCTACATTATATTTTGCAGCGTAGTAACTAATCGGCCAACTGGTCAAAAATATGATGGTGCATACGACAATTGCTGCCCATAACGCATTGCTAAAGCCATACTGCCAAAGCATGGTCGCCCCAATGGCTTCCATAGCCAAAAAGCTAACGGTCGAAATTGCGGTGTTGGTCACCGTCCAAGGCGACCATTTACGTACTGAGGTAGGTGCATAGCGGAGTGCATAATCTTCGATACTTTCATCTGCCACCCAAATATTATATTCACGGCGTGTTTTGATCACACGTTGTGGCGCTTGTTGGGGGCGGGAAGAATCTGGCATAACACTCATGTTTCGGATGTGGCTGCATTAAACTTAGCAATCCTTATGCCAAAAGTCATTTATCATGGCGATTTTCTCGAATACGCACATATACGCAAAATAACGTATTTTCAATTTTTCCCAAAAATCACACACTCAAAACCATCAAAAAACAATGATCAATATTTGTGTTGATTGACCGAAAATGATTGGGAGATTGATGTTATGAGTGTATCTGAACATCCAAATCTGGACACTGTGCAAGGTACAGATTCACAAAAAGCAGTGAATGAAACCTTAGAAGATTATACTTTACGTTATGCTCCACACAGCTTTCGGCGCTGGAGTCCCAAAGTTGTCGCTATTACTGCTCTTGGTGGTATTGCCTATCTTGCTGACTTTTCTATTGGCGCCAGTATTGGTATGTCTTACGGAACAACCAATGCTGTTTTCTCCATTTTATTTGCAGCGATTATTATCTTCTTAACCGGCATTCCTTTAGCCTACTACGCAGCGCGCTATAACATCGATCTTGACTTGATTACCCGTGGCGCAGGTTTCGGTTATATCGGCTCAGTCCTGACCAGTATCATTTTCGCCAGTTTTACCTTTATTTTCTTTGCCCTTGAAGGTTCAATCATGGCGCAAGGGTTATTGCTCGGTTTAGGCATTCCGCTTTGGGCAGGTTACCTCATCTCAACAGTTATGGTCATACCGCTGGTGATTTACGGCATGAAAGCCTTAAGTAAATTACAAGTCTGGACTACCCCGCTTTGGCTCGTTCTGATGATTGGTCCTGTGGCCTATCTGATTTATCAAGAGCCTACTTTAGTCAGCCAGTTTGCAACTTTTACTGGTAACGAAGGTTTCGCAACTGTAGACATGGCAGCAATCATGTTAGGTGCTGGTATATGTTTATCGCTAATCATGCAAATTGGTGAGCAAATTGATTACTTACGTTTCATGCCTGCTAAAACAAAAGAAAATAGCAAAGCATGGTGGGCTGCGGTTATTTCAGCGGGTCCGGGTTGGGTGATTTTAGGGGCAATTAAACAAATTATTGGGGCATTTCTAGGGTTCTATTTACTTACTAAAATTCCGGGCGTAAACAGCACTGAACCTGTTCAACAGTTTAATGCAGCGTTTCATGACATGCTTCCGGGCTGGGCAGCTTTAACACTTGCAGTGATTTTGGTAGTTATTTCTCAAATTAAAATTAATGTGACCAATGCTTACTCTGGTTCCCTTGCATGGACAAGTGCCTACACACGTATTAGCAAACATTATCCTGGTCGTATTGTGTTTGTGATGGTGAACTTGGCAATTGCGCTTGCTTTAATGGAAGGCAACATGTTCGCGGTACTGGGTAAAATCTTAGGGTTCTATTCAAACTTTGCAATTGCTTGGGTTGTGGTTGTTGCAACAGATATTTCAATTAATAAATATGTATTAAAACTTTCACCGAAAGAACCGGAATACCGCCGTGACATGCTCTACAATGTAAACCCTGTCGGTATGGTTGCGTTCCTTGTATCAGCAGGCTTATCAATTGCAGCGTTCTTCGGCTTACTCGGTAGTTTCTTGGCACCTTACTCTCCGCTTATCGCGCTTGTACTTGCTTTTGTATTAACGCCAATCATGGGCTTATTAACCAAAGGAAAATACTACATCAAGTCACATGATGACGGTATTAAAGAACCACGTTACGATGTTGAAGGTACACCAGTTGCAACGGTTTACCACTGCCGCGTATGTGAGCAAGGTTACGAGCGCCCAGATATTATGTTCTCTCACAAACATAACGGCACGATCTGCTCTTTGTGTAAAACACTCGACGCTTAAATACTCTCGAAACTAAAAAAGAAGCTTTAAAGCTTCTTTTTTTATATCTGATGATTTTAGCCAATCGGAAATAAGCGTTCAGGCACTACATCTTTCATCACAATAGTTGAGATGAGCCGTTGCACACTCGGTATAGCAGATAGCTTTTCATCATATAGCCGTTGAAAAGCCGGCAAATCTTTAGCCACCACATGCAGCAAATAGTCTGGCTCACCAAACAAACGCTGTGCCTGAATAATTTGCGGAATCTCAATCACGGCATTTTCAAACTTCTCGACTGCCTGTTTATCACCTTCTTTAAGCGTAATAAAAACAATCGCTGAAAATTCAAATCCCACTAAATTGGGGTCGAGTTCTGCCCGATAACCTTTAATCGCTCCCGACTCCTCTAAAGCCTTCACCCGTCTGTGACAAGGTGAAATACTCAAACCGACTTTTTCTGCCAACTCAGTAATAGATAATCGGCCATTTAATTGCAATTCAGCAAGAATCTTTTTATCTGTGCGATCCATTTAGAAAAATTTACCCCAAATGTGTGTGATATGAGCAAACATTTAAAAGCACATTCTAAATACATGAGCATATTATTTTCAACAAGTTCGAATGAATAGGAATTTTTTCTAAACCGCGAGCGAAACCTTTGGAAAAATAATTTGCCGAGATAAGCATATGGCTTTTAATATTTTTATTACATTTTGGAGCGTCTCTATTCTTTTTATTATTACGCCAGGGGCAGACTGGGCCTATGCCATTTCGGCAGGAATTAAAGGCAAAGTCGTCGTACCCGCTGTTGCAGGTATGCTATTTGGACACTTTATTACGATTTTATTGGTAGCGGCTGGTGTTGGCTTGCTTGTAGCAAATCATCCAACTGCCCTCATGATTCTCACGGTGGCGGGTTCTGCTTATTTATTATGGATGGGAATAAATTTACTCATTACCCCTCCTACCCCGAATCAGTCCGATTCTGAAAAAGCGCAGTCATGGTTAAGTTGGGCAACTAAAGGCGTTTATGTGAGTGGCTTAAACCCGAAAGTTTTTTTGCTCTTTTTAGCCCTGCTTCCTCAATTTATTGACACCACTGCTTCATGGTCAGTGACGACACAAATTCTTGCCTTTGGTGTTGTACACATGATTAGCTGCGCGATTATTTACTTAATGGTGGGTTATGGTTCAGAGGCCATTTTAAAAACCAGACCGCAGGCAGCACAGTTAGTGGGCCGTTTTTCGGGCGGTTTGATGGTTGCTATCGCTACATGTTTATTGATTGGGCAAATTTAAGAAGTTATTTAGCAAAAAGTTACTGGCTCACTTCACGGGTCAGTAACTTAAGTAAAAAAAATACAAGAAAAATTTATCTCATTCGTTTGAGGTTATACGTCACAACTCCCCAAATCACCAGTTCTTGCCCCTCTTCAATATAAATATTCTGATAATCAGGATTTTCTGCTTTTAGCCAAACTTTAGGTGGCTGAAATTGTGTATCAATCATTAAGCGCTTAACGGTGAAATCATTGTCGATGAGTGCAATTACAATATCACCCGATTTAGCGGGAATACTACGATCCACAATAAGCGGATCATTAATATCAATTCCAGCATCTAACATTGATAAAGAATTAGCTTTGACAATAAACGTGGCATTTTCATTTCTAATTAAATATTCATTTAAATCGAGTGCTTGCTCAATATCATCTTGTGCAGGTGAAGGAAAACCTGCTGCAACACGTTCTGTTGCCAAAGGAATGTGATAAATTTTATCGTTATTCGGATGCACTGGTTGAACGTTAAGTTTTGAGTTAAAGTCGGTCAAGTTATTGGTTTTGACATTATTCAATAACCAATTTTTGATAAAGTTAACTTGGGACTCGGGAACACGAATAACTTTGGTGGGTTCATTGAACTGTGCTTTACGTCCGGCATTTTCTCGTGCACCACCATGCTCGAACTCTTTTTTCTTGGGCATATCGCCTCCCTTATCACCGTTCAAATCCTACACAAACAATGTAACTTGAAAAAGTTACATTTTCAAGTTGACGAAATATTTTTTTTGCATAACAATAAATCTCATGATCAGATTTTAATCCATTTTGTTTTTAACAGGGATGTTTTGAGCGAAATGGCAATTTGAAGAAAATCAAAACCTATTTTGAAATAGTCTTTATCGCTGACTGTTTTTGATTTTTATCAAATGAGATTCTGAACACTTAACATTCTGGTTAAATTCAGTTTTTGGTATGGAGACATGCGAAATGAAAAATCAACGTGATGCGGTTTTAGGTTATGCAAATGAGCAACATGCTTATTATATCCGCCTCATTGAAAATGATGCGGTTTTAGGTGAAAGCTATGGATTATTCTGTGAAAATCCAGATAGCGAAGCAGCCGAAAGTATTATGACGACACTATTCTTAAAAAAATCTTTTTGGTTAAACGGGTCTGAATATCTTGATATTGTAAAAGGCCTACAACCTCTCCCTCAGTAAATACAGTAAGTAAGCTAACAACAAAGGAGGCAAAAGCCTCCTTTGTTGTTAAAACATTCTGCTTAAGACGTAAAACGTCCGTAGGCATCACGTTTTTGATTACGAGAGTTTTGACCACGGCCATCATAATCATCGTCGTCATCACGGCTGCGACCACGACCTCGTCCACCTGAGCGACCACCGCGATCATCATCGTCGTCGTCATCACGGCTGCGACCACGACCTCGTCCGCCTGAAC
This genomic stretch from Acinetobacter pittii harbors:
- a CDS encoding purine-cytosine permease family protein, whose amino-acid sequence is MSVSEHPNLDTVQGTDSQKAVNETLEDYTLRYAPHSFRRWSPKVVAITALGGIAYLADFSIGASIGMSYGTTNAVFSILFAAIIIFLTGIPLAYYAARYNIDLDLITRGAGFGYIGSVLTSIIFASFTFIFFALEGSIMAQGLLLGLGIPLWAGYLISTVMVIPLVIYGMKALSKLQVWTTPLWLVLMIGPVAYLIYQEPTLVSQFATFTGNEGFATVDMAAIMLGAGICLSLIMQIGEQIDYLRFMPAKTKENSKAWWAAVISAGPGWVILGAIKQIIGAFLGFYLLTKIPGVNSTEPVQQFNAAFHDMLPGWAALTLAVILVVISQIKINVTNAYSGSLAWTSAYTRISKHYPGRIVFVMVNLAIALALMEGNMFAVLGKILGFYSNFAIAWVVVVATDISINKYVLKLSPKEPEYRRDMLYNVNPVGMVAFLVSAGLSIAAFFGLLGSFLAPYSPLIALVLAFVLTPIMGLLTKGKYYIKSHDDGIKEPRYDVEGTPVATVYHCRVCEQGYERPDIMFSHKHNGTICSLCKTLDA
- a CDS encoding LysE family translocator, coding for MAFNIFITFWSVSILFIITPGADWAYAISAGIKGKVVVPAVAGMLFGHFITILLVAAGVGLLVANHPTALMILTVAGSAYLLWMGINLLITPPTPNQSDSEKAQSWLSWATKGVYVSGLNPKVFLLFLALLPQFIDTTASWSVTTQILAFGVVHMISCAIIYLMVGYGSEAILKTRPQAAQLVGRFSGGLMVAIATCLLIGQI
- the umuD gene encoding LexA family protein, coding for MPKKKEFEHGGARENAGRKAQFNEPTKVIRVPESQVNFIKNWLLNNVKTNNLTDFNSKLNVQPVHPNNDKIYHIPLATERVAAGFPSPAQDDIEQALDLNEYLIRNENATFIVKANSLSMLDAGIDINDPLIVDRSIPAKSGDIVIALIDNDFTVKRLMIDTQFQPPKVWLKAENPDYQNIYIEEGQELVIWGVVTYNLKRMR
- the putR gene encoding Lrp/AsnC family transcriptional regulator is translated as MDRTDKKILAELQLNGRLSITELAEKVGLSISPCHRRVKALEESGAIKGYRAELDPNLVGFEFSAIVFITLKEGDKQAVEKFENAVIEIPQIIQAQRLFGEPDYLLHVVAKDLPAFQRLYDEKLSAIPSVQRLISTIVMKDVVPERLFPIG